In Streptomyces camelliae, the sequence GAAGCCCGCGGACGCCGACTCGGCCATCCGGGAGCGGCTCGCGTCCAGCTCCTCGAAGCCGGGCCGCTCCGAGCTGCCGAACAGGGCCACCAGGCGGTCGGCGACCTTGCGCTTGACCGGGCGCGGGGCGGAGCGCAGCGCGAGGGCGGCCATCACCCCCAGCAGCGACAGGCCGTAGGAGATCACGAAGAACGGCTTGGCCGCGCGGCCCGCGTACAGGCCGTGGATCAGCGCCGCACACCAGGCCGGGTAGGCCAGCATGTGCATCGCGCGCCAGCGGGCGGCGACCGGGGCCGGGGTGGCGAAATTGCTGCGCAGGGCGCCCGTGACACCCACGAAGATCATCAGCAGACCCGCCACCGAGCCCAGTCCGATCAGGCCGCCGATTCCGGTGACGCCGAGCGAGAACGGAATGATCGCGGCGATCGCGGGCGCGTGCCCGAGCGCGACCTTCGTGACGATGTGCAGCAGGAGGAACGCGATCGAGGCGATTCCCAGAGTGCGGTGAACCGCCTGGCCGACGATCCGCTGCCGGATGTTCAGGAAGATCCGGTCCTGGGCGAACAGGCCCCAGATCACCGAGCAGCTGAGCGAGACCAGCGACAGCACGCCCGCGCCGAAGTTCAGGAAGTCGCGGACCGGGCCGCCTCCGACCAGTACGACCACGGGTATCAGCAGCAGGGCGACGGCGGTCGCCACCCCATAGGCCGAGCGGCCCGGTTTGGGGAGTGAGCTGGTACTACGACGAGGGTTCATGGGGGCAACTCCGAGCAGTTTCGGGAAAGCGGTCCCGCTGCCGAACTCTAAGCGGCGCCATACCGATCGGTACGCGGTTTCAGTTATTGCGTTGTTATCAACGGGCAATATGACTGGGCGGTGTCCCTTAGTGGACGGTACGCGATGTATTTCTTGACTTCAGTTCAGTTCCGGGCCGGACTCCTGGCATGTCCACAAGGGATACGGACGCGCGTCGCGGCTTGCTCAAGGCCGTCGCGGCTCGCTCAGGGCCTGCGGTACCCTAGCGCCATGCGTGCCGTACGCCTTCTGCTTAGCGGGCCGCGCTGATCAGTACCGACCCCGGTCGTACCCGTGAGGTCGGCATCGGCGCGGCGTCCCCTCCTGTGTGAGGGGATTTTTCGTTTCTTTGAATGTCAGCCGCAGGCAGAGACGATCGATGGAGCTTTGAGGATCATGAGCGAGACGAACCCCGCTGCCACGTCCGAGGTGGCCGCGCCGCACCGCTACACGGCCGCCATGGCAGCCGAGATCGAGGCACGCTGGCAGGACTTCTGGGACGCCGACGGCACCTACGCGGCGCCGAACCCCACGGGCGACCTGGCCGGTGACCCCGCGGTGGCCGCCCGGCCCAAGAAGTTCATCATGGACATGTTCCCGTACCCCTCCGGTGCGGGCCTGCACGTCGGCCACCCCCTGGGCTACATCGCCACCGACGTCTACGCCCGGTTCCAGCGCATGACCGGCCACAACGTCCTGCACACCCTGGGCTTCGACGCCTTCGGCCTGCCCGCCGAGCAGTACGCCGTGCAGACCGGCACGCACCCGCGTGTCTCCACCGAGGCCAACATCGAGAACATGAAGGCCCAGCTGCGCCGGCTGGGCCTGGGCCACGACAGGCGCCGGTCCTTCGCCACGATCGACCCGGACTACTACAAGTGGACCCAGTGGATCTTCCTGCAGATCTTCAACTCCTGGTACGACGGCGAGGCCCGCAAGGCCCGCCCGATCTCCGAGCTGATCGCCCAGTTCGAGAGCGGCGAGCGCGCCGTACCCGGTGACCACGCGCGCGCGTGGAACGAGCTGAGCACCGGCGAGCGCGCCGACATCCTGGGCGAGTACCGCCTGGCCTACGCCTCCGACGCGCCCGTGAACTGGTGCCCGGGCCTGGGCACCGTGCTGGCCAACGAGGAGGTCACCGCCGACGGCCGCTCCGAGCGCGGCAACTACCCGGTCTTCAAGGCCAAGCTGCGCCAGTGGAACATGCGCATCACCGCCTACGCCGACCGGCTGCTGGAGGACCTGGAGGAGCTGGACTGGCCCGAGGCCATCAAGCTGCAGCAGCGCAACTGGATCGGCCGCAGCGAGGGCGCCCGCGTCGACTTCCCGATCGACGGCGAGCGCATCACGGTCTTCACCACCCGCCCGGACACCCTGTTCGGCGCGACCTACATGGTGCTGGCGCCCGAGCACCCGCTGGTCGACAAGTTCACCCCCGAGGCCTGGCCCGAGGGCACGCACACGGTGTGGACCGGCGGCCACGCCAGCCCGGCCGAGGCCGTCGCCGCCTATCGCGCGCAGGCCGCCTCGAAGTCCGACGTCGAGCGGCAGGCCGAGGCCAAGGACAAGACCGGCGTCTTCATCGGCGCCTACGCGACCAACCCCGTCAACGGCGAGCGGATCCCCGTGTTCATCGCCGACTACGTGCTGATGGGCTACGGCACCGGCGCGATCATGGCCGTCCCGGCGGGCGACCAGCGCGACTTCGAGTTCGCGCGCGCCTTCGAGCTGCCGGTCCACTGCATCGTCGAGCCGACCGACGGCCGCGGCACCGACACCTCGACCTGGGAGAACGCCTTCGGGTCGTACGACGCGAAGATCATCAACTCGTCCAACGACGAGATCTCGCTGGACGGCCTGGGCGTCGCCGAGGCCAAGGCCCGCATCACCGAGTGGCTGGCGGGCAAGGGCATCGGCGAGGGCACCGTCAACTTCCGGCTGCGTGACTGGCTGTTCAGCCGGCAGCGCTACTGGGGCGAGCCCTTCCCGATCGTCTACGACGAGGACGGCGTCGCCCACGCGCTGCCCGAGTCGATGCTGCCGCTGGAGCTGCCCGAGGTCGAGGACTACAGCCCGCGCACCTTCGACCCGGACGACGCGGACACCCAGCCCGAGACGCCGCTGTCGCGCAACGAGGAATGGGTCAACGTCACCCTGGACCTGGGCGACGGGCCGAAGAAGTACCGCCGCGAGACCAACACCATGCCCAACTGGGCCGGTTCCTGCTGGTACGAGTTCCGCTACCTGGACCCGCACAACGACCGGCAGCTGGTCGACCCCGGGATCGAGCAGTACTGGATGGGCCCGCGCGAGGGCCGGCCGCACGGCGGTGTCGACCTGTACGTCGGCGGCGCCGAGCACGCAGTGCTGCACCTGCTGTACGCGCGCTTCTGGTCCAAGGTGCTGTACGACCTGGGCCACGTCTCCTCCGCGGAGCCGTTCCACAAGCTGTTCAACCAGGGCATGATCCAGGCCTACGTCTACCGCGACAGCCGTGGCATCGCGGTGCCGGCCGCCGAGGTGGAGGAGCGCGACGGCGCCTACTACTACCAGGGCGAGCAGGTCACCCGTCTGCTGGGCAAGATGGGCAAGTCCCTGAAGAACGCGGTCACCCCGGACGAGATCGCCGCCGAGTACGGCGCCGACACCCTGCGCCTGTACGAGATGGCGATGGGCCCGCTGGACGTCTCCCGCCCGTGGGACACGCGCGCGGTGGTCGGACAGTTCCGGCTGCTGCAGCGGCTGTGGCGCAACATCGTCGACGAGAACACCGGCGAGGTCACAGTGGTCGACGCCGCGCCCGTCGAGGACACGCTGCGGGCCCTGCACAAGGCCATCGACGGTGTCGGCCAGGACCTGGAGGGCCTGCGCTTCAACACCGCCATCGCCAAGGTCACCGAGCTGAACAACCACCTGACCAAGGCCGGTGGAGCGCTGCCGCGCTCGGTCGCCGAGCCGCTGGTGCTGATGGTGGCCCCGCTGGCCCCGCACATCGCCGAGGAGCTGTGGCGCAAGCTGGGCCACACCGACTCGGTCGTCCACCAGGACTTCCCGGTCGCCGACCCGAGTTACGTCGTCGACGAGACCGTCACCTGCGTCGTGCAGATCAAGGGCAAGGTCAAGGCCCGCCTGGAGGTGCCGCCGGCCATCTCCGAGGAGGAGCTGGAGAAGGTGGCGCTGGCCGACGAGGGCGTCGTCCGGGCGCTGGGCGGCGCGGACATCCGCAAGGTGATCGTGCGCGCGCCGAAGCTGGTGAACATCGTCACGGGCTGACGCTCGCCGGCGTCCCCTACGGGCAGATTCGGGGCAGGCTCGGGGTTCTTCCGGAACTCCGGGCCTGCCCGCCGCGTTTACCGTGGAAAGCGCAGCGGCGAGTGCCGCACCGGTCCGAGGAGGAGCGTCATGGAAGCAGTCATCGCCGTGTTCGCCCTGCTCTTCCTGGTCTTCATCGGCCTCGGCGCATACGCCACGGTGAAGGCGGTCGGCGCCGCCAAGCGCGGCGTGGACCGCACGATCGAGCAGGCCCGGCGCACGGTGGAGGACCACACCCTGCGCGCGAAGACCTTCGCCAAGCTCGGCCCGGCCGCCGAGATCGCCCAGCTGCGGCTCACGCTGCGCACGTCCATGCGCGCCACGCAGGACGCGCTGCGCACGGGCGTCGCCGAGGACGAGTCGCTCAAGGAGTCCCTCGGCCTCTTCGAGCGGCTCAGCGCACACGGACACCAGCTGGACGCCGACCTCAGGCGCCTGGAGTCCGAGCCCGACCGGGCCGAGGTCCGCGCCCGGCTGCCCGAGCTGCGCGAGCGCACCGAGCGGATCACCAAGTCCGCCGACTCCCTGCGCTGGGCCGTCCGCGACCGGGCCCGTCGCTTCACCGACGACGACCTCGGCGCGCTCAGCGACCAGATCGACATCGAGGCCGACGCCCTGCGCCACTGGACCCCGGCCGGTCCCGAACGGACGCCCCCGCAATGGCCCGACGCCGCCGACCCCGAGGGCCCGGCGGCGCAGCGCCCCCCGTCATGGACGCCCGGCTCCCGCCCCGCCGAGAAGCCCGGCACGCAGGCGATCACGCCGCCGTCGGCGCGCCCCGCCTACCCCTGGCAGAAGAAACCGCGCCCCGAGAGCACCGCCTGAGCGGACCGCTCCGTTCCCGGACCGCGGGGGCGGGCTGCCGTCCGCGCGCTACGGCAGGTAACCTCCAGCTCATGTCCCGTCATGTCGCGATCGTCACCGATTCAACGGCCTACTTGCCGCCACGGGCGATGGAGCGTCACGACATCACCGCGGTACCGCTGACCGTCGTCCTCGGCGACGAGGCGCTCGAAGAGGGCACCGAGATCTCCACCCGCTCGCTGGCCCAGGCGTTGCAGAAGCGCCGTCCCGTCACGACCTCCCGGCCGAGCCCCGAAGTGTTCGCCGAGACCTACCGCAGGGTCGCCGAGTCCGGCGCGAGCGGCATCGTCTCGCTGCACCTGTCCGCGGAGCTGTCCGGCACCTACGACGCGGCGGTCCTCGCGGCGCGCGAGGCACCGGTGCCGGTGCGGGTGGTGGACACCGGGATGGTCGCGATGGCCCTCGGCTTCTGCGCGCTGGCCGCGGCCGAGACCGCGGAGTCCGGCGGCACGATGGACGAGGCCGTCACGGCCGCCGAGAAGCGCGCCGAGGGCACGTCCGCCTACTTCTACGTCGACACCCTCGACTATCTGCGTCGCGGCGGCCGCATCGGAGCCGCCCAGGCCCTCCTCGGCTCCGCGCTCGCCGTCAAACCCCTGCTCCAACTCGACGGCGGCCGTATCGAGCTGCTGGAAAAAGTCCGCACGGCGTCCAAGGCCATCGCACGCCTGGAGGAGCTGACGGCCGAGCGGGCGGGCAGCGCGGAGGTCGACATCGCCGTCCACCACCTGGCCGCCCCCGAGCGTGCCGCCGCGCTGGCCGACCGGCTGCGGGCACGGGTGCCGGGCCTGGCCGAGCTGCATGTGAGCGAGGTCGGAGCGGTGATCGGCGCGCACACCGGGCCGGGGCTGCTGGGAGCGGTGGTTTCGCCCCGCTGATCGTTCACTCGTGCGGGTGGCGGAGTTTTCCACAACCGGGCGGTAATACCCGGGAATTGACCAAGATCATCGCGATTCGGCGAGATGTTCCATCCTCGTCGCATGGCACTTCGATCACGTACACGCATCGCCTCCGCCGGCAGCGGGCCCGGGCGTGCGCCCGCCTCGGACGGGCGAGTTCGGCACCGCCGTGACACCGAACACGGCCGGACCCGTCGTCGCCCGCCGGACCAGTCCGAGGAACTGCGCCGCCGAGCGGAACTTCTCTTCGGCGAACGAGCCCTGCGAAGGCGGGAGTCGGACAACGGCCCGCCGGACGGGGACAGGCGCACCGCGATCGCGACGGCGGCCACGGCGACGGAGACGGGTCCGGCGACAGGGCTGAGTCCGGCGACAGGGCTGAGTCCGGAGACAAGGCTGATTCAGGCGAGGACGGCGGCGACCGCGACGACCGAAGCCGAAGCAGAACCCGAACCGACGGAGCCCGCACGCCCGTTGGAGGCGCCGGACCTCGCCGGTCCGGGCCGGCGGGAGCGGGCCGCGCTGGCGTTGCGGGAGCGGATGCCGGTGTGGTTGCAGGCCCGGTGTGGCGTGGAGCGGCGCGGAGTCGTGGCCCTCGCCGTGGTGCTCGTGGCCGCCGCCGCGTTCGCGGTACTGCACTTCTGGAACGCCCGGACCGAAACCGTGCGGGCGCCTCAGGTGGTGCGTGCCGAGCTGCCGTACGACAAGAAGGGTGCGAACACCAAGTCCGGCGCGAGTGCGCCTGCCTCGGCGGTGCCGGGCGGGGAGATCGTCGTGGACGTCAGCGGCAAGGTTCGTCAGCCGGGGATCCGGCGGCTGCCGGCCGGCTCCCGGGTGGCCGACGCGCTGCGCGCGGCGGGCGGTGTCCGTCCGGGCGTGAGCACCGAAGGTCTCAACCGGGCTCGCTTCCTGGTCGACGGCGAACAGGTCGTCGTCGGCGCGCCGGCCGGAGCGGTGGCTCCGCCCGGACCGATGAACACGACGGCCTCCGGAGCAGCGGGCGCCGGCCCCACGACGCCGCTCTCCCTCAACACGGCGACGGCGGACCAACTGGACAGCCTGCCCGGCGTCGGTCCGGTACTGGCCCGGCACATCGTCGACTACCGCACGCAACACGGCGGTTTCCGCTCGGTGGACGAGCTGCGTGAGGTCAACGGCATCGGCGACCGCCGTTTCAGCGATCTGCGCGAGCTGGTACGGCCATGAGCCGCGCGATCGAGGTGGGACCGCCCGGGGCTGCCGCAGCCTGTCGGCCCGAGGTGGCGGACGATGCGCGGGAGGCGCTGAAGGCTCCGCGCGGCGACCGGGAGGGTCCCCTGGACCTGCGGCTGGTGCCACCCGCGCTCGCGGCCTGGGCCACGGCGGCCCTGACGCTGGACACACCGGCCGGCTGGACTGCCGTGCCGGCCGTGGTCTCCCTGGTGGGCGGGGTTGTGCTGCTGTCGGTGCGGAGGGCTGGACGGGACGGGCGGGCCGGAGGGGCGGGAAGAACTGCCCAGGCCCTGGGGCGGAGCCGGGCCGCGCAGGTGCCCGGGCGGTTCGCGTGGGCGCGGGCTTCCGTTGCCGCCGTACTGCTCTGCATCGCCGCGGCCACCGTCTCCGCCGGGCTGCACGGGGCGGATGTACGACGCGGGCCGGTGCCCGAGCTGGCCCGCCGGTTCGCGACCGTGACCGCCGAGGTCGAGGTGACCGACGACCCCTGGCTCAGCCGGCCGCGAGTGCGCGGAGATCACGCGGCACTGGTGGCGGTGCTGGCACGGGCGGAGCTGCGGAGCGTCGAGGAGAGAGACGGCAGGCGGGTGCGGACACGGAGCCCGGTGCTGCTGGTGGTCGACGTGGACGTTCCGGCGCGGGGGAGCGGTCGGCGGAAGGGGAGTTCGGCGGAGGGGAGTGGTGGGCGGAAGGGTGGTTCGGCCGAGGGGAGCGTTGGGCGGAACCATGGCCCGGCGCAGGCACGTGGTGCGCGGGACGACGGCCTGGCGGAGGGGAGCGCCGGAGGGAACGGAGGTTCGGCGGGGGGTGGTGGTGCGCGGAACGACGGCCCGGCGGAGGGAGGCGGTGCGCGGAA encodes:
- a CDS encoding cytochrome b/b6 domain-containing protein, whose protein sequence is MNPRRSTSSLPKPGRSAYGVATAVALLLIPVVVLVGGGPVRDFLNFGAGVLSLVSLSCSVIWGLFAQDRIFLNIRQRIVGQAVHRTLGIASIAFLLLHIVTKVALGHAPAIAAIIPFSLGVTGIGGLIGLGSVAGLLMIFVGVTGALRSNFATPAPVAARWRAMHMLAYPAWCAALIHGLYAGRAAKPFFVISYGLSLLGVMAALALRSAPRPVKRKVADRLVALFGSSERPGFEELDASRSRMAESASAGFERRREPEAAPAPAAPLYQSPVTPGAQPASGFAAAYRAVSPRGGAQQPFAAGQTARMDLPLDLQATEAIPRVDGPSSTSGSWPIPSPPPVGEAPPSAYDPLQDTGYTIPVYGNPGTSGYGGSDMYDTGETNGRYGTYNASDTYNNGPAAETLPGASFDAPGSGESWNTPSGGFK
- the leuS gene encoding leucine--tRNA ligase, which encodes MSETNPAATSEVAAPHRYTAAMAAEIEARWQDFWDADGTYAAPNPTGDLAGDPAVAARPKKFIMDMFPYPSGAGLHVGHPLGYIATDVYARFQRMTGHNVLHTLGFDAFGLPAEQYAVQTGTHPRVSTEANIENMKAQLRRLGLGHDRRRSFATIDPDYYKWTQWIFLQIFNSWYDGEARKARPISELIAQFESGERAVPGDHARAWNELSTGERADILGEYRLAYASDAPVNWCPGLGTVLANEEVTADGRSERGNYPVFKAKLRQWNMRITAYADRLLEDLEELDWPEAIKLQQRNWIGRSEGARVDFPIDGERITVFTTRPDTLFGATYMVLAPEHPLVDKFTPEAWPEGTHTVWTGGHASPAEAVAAYRAQAASKSDVERQAEAKDKTGVFIGAYATNPVNGERIPVFIADYVLMGYGTGAIMAVPAGDQRDFEFARAFELPVHCIVEPTDGRGTDTSTWENAFGSYDAKIINSSNDEISLDGLGVAEAKARITEWLAGKGIGEGTVNFRLRDWLFSRQRYWGEPFPIVYDEDGVAHALPESMLPLELPEVEDYSPRTFDPDDADTQPETPLSRNEEWVNVTLDLGDGPKKYRRETNTMPNWAGSCWYEFRYLDPHNDRQLVDPGIEQYWMGPREGRPHGGVDLYVGGAEHAVLHLLYARFWSKVLYDLGHVSSAEPFHKLFNQGMIQAYVYRDSRGIAVPAAEVEERDGAYYYQGEQVTRLLGKMGKSLKNAVTPDEIAAEYGADTLRLYEMAMGPLDVSRPWDTRAVVGQFRLLQRLWRNIVDENTGEVTVVDAAPVEDTLRALHKAIDGVGQDLEGLRFNTAIAKVTELNNHLTKAGGALPRSVAEPLVLMVAPLAPHIAEELWRKLGHTDSVVHQDFPVADPSYVVDETVTCVVQIKGKVKARLEVPPAISEEELEKVALADEGVVRALGGADIRKVIVRAPKLVNIVTG
- a CDS encoding DegV family protein, with amino-acid sequence MSRHVAIVTDSTAYLPPRAMERHDITAVPLTVVLGDEALEEGTEISTRSLAQALQKRRPVTTSRPSPEVFAETYRRVAESGASGIVSLHLSAELSGTYDAAVLAAREAPVPVRVVDTGMVAMALGFCALAAAETAESGGTMDEAVTAAEKRAEGTSAYFYVDTLDYLRRGGRIGAAQALLGSALAVKPLLQLDGGRIELLEKVRTASKAIARLEELTAERAGSAEVDIAVHHLAAPERAAALADRLRARVPGLAELHVSEVGAVIGAHTGPGLLGAVVSPR
- a CDS encoding ComEA family DNA-binding protein, yielding MALRSRTRIASAGSGPGRAPASDGRVRHRRDTEHGRTRRRPPDQSEELRRRAELLFGERALRRRESDNGPPDGDRRTAIATAATATETGPATGLSPATGLSPETRLIQARTAATATTEAEAEPEPTEPARPLEAPDLAGPGRRERAALALRERMPVWLQARCGVERRGVVALAVVLVAAAAFAVLHFWNARTETVRAPQVVRAELPYDKKGANTKSGASAPASAVPGGEIVVDVSGKVRQPGIRRLPAGSRVADALRAAGGVRPGVSTEGLNRARFLVDGEQVVVGAPAGAVAPPGPMNTTASGAAGAGPTTPLSLNTATADQLDSLPGVGPVLARHIVDYRTQHGGFRSVDELREVNGIGDRRFSDLRELVRP